A window from Myripristis murdjan chromosome 11, fMyrMur1.1, whole genome shotgun sequence encodes these proteins:
- the LOC115368047 gene encoding flotillin-1-like translates to MFYTCGPNEAMVVSGLCRSPPMMIAGGRVFVIPCFQQIQRISLNTLTLNVKSDKVYTRHGVPISVTGIAQMKIQGQNKQMLAAACQMFMGKSEAEIAHIALETLEGHQRAIIAHLTVEEIYKDRKKFSEQVFKVASSDLVNMGISVVSYTLKDVHDDQDYLHSLGKARTAQVQKDARIGEAQNKRDAVIREAHAMQEKISAQYKNEIEMAKAQRDYELKKAAYDIEVNTKKAESEMAYQLQVAKTKQRIEEEKMQVQVVERTQQIMLQEQEITRREKELEAKVKKPAEAEKFRLEKLAEAQRLRLIMEAEAEAESIKMKGEAEAFAVEAKGRAEAEQMSKKAEAFQQYKEGAMVDMLLEKLPLIAEEISKPLSEAQKVTMISSGGAEVGAAKLTGEVLDIMTRLPETVEKLTGVTISQATTRTG, encoded by the exons ATGTTCTACACCTGTGGACCCAACGAGGCAATGGTGGTGTCAG GGCTGTGTCGCTCTCCTCCCATGATGATAGCTGGAGGCCGAGTGTTTGTCATCCCATGTTTTCAGCAGATACAAAG GATCTCCCTGAACACTCTGACTCTGAATGTGAAGAGTGATAAAGTCTACACCCGCCATGGAGTGCCCATCTCTGTCACCGGCATAGCTCAG ATGAAGATCCAGGGCCAGAACAAGCAGATGCTGGCTGCGGCCTGCCAGATGTTCATGGGGAAGTCGGAGGCGGAGATCGCTCACATCGCCTTGGAGACGCTGGAGGGACACCAGAGGGCCATCATTGCCCACCTGACTGTGGAG GAGATCTACAAGGACCGTAAGAAGTTTTCAGAACAGGTCTTCAAGGTGGCCTCGTCTGACCTGGTCAACATGGGCATCAGTGTTGTCAGCTACACGCTAAAAGATGTTCACGATGATCAG GACTACCTCCACTCCCTGGGAAAGGCTCGCACTGCGCAGGTTCAGAAAGATGCTCGCATCGGAGAGGCCCAGAATAAGAGAGATGCTGTTATCAGG GAGGCCCATGCGATGCAGGAGAAGATCTCGGCTCAGTACAAGAATGAGATAGAGATGGCGAAGGCCCAGAGGGACTATGAGCTGAAGAAGGCTGCTTACGACATTGAGGTCAACACCAAGAAGGCTGAGTCTGAGATGGCCTACCAGCTTCAG GTGGCAAAGACCAAACAGCGCATCGAGGAGGAGAAGATGCAGGTGCAGGTGGTGGAGCGGACCCAGCAGATCATGCTGCAGGAGCAGGAGATCACCCGCAGGgagaaggagctggaggccaAGGTGAAGAAACCCGCTGAGGCTGAGAAGTTCCGCCTGGAGAAATTGGCTGAGGCTCAGCG GCTCAGGTTGATCATGGAGGCAGAGGCTGAAGCCGAGTCCATCAAG ATGAAGGGTGAGGCTGAGGCGTTCGCGGTGGAGGCAAAGGGGCgtgcagaggcagagcagatgTCGAAGAAGGCAGAGGCTTTCCAGCAGTACAAGGAGGGAGCCATGGTGGACATGCTGCTGGAGAAACTGCCGCTG ATTGCAGAGGAGATCAGCAAGCCTCTGTCGGAAGCCCAAAAGGTTACCATGATTTCCAGCGGAGGTGCAGAGGTGGGTGCAGCCAAACTGACTGGGGAAGTGCTGGACATCATGACACGCCTCCCAGAGACAGTGGAGAAACTGACGGGCGTCACCATCtcccag GCGACCACTCGTACAGGTTGA
- the LOC115367813 gene encoding zinc finger protein 384-like isoform X1, which yields MEDSHFNSSYFWSPVPTVQGQIENAMFLNKMKEQLGPEKANPPSFPHSSASSTSSHYPTAVLAVPGSMDGGAGVRVVPKQEGGGGTAGGGGSSGAPPLTSVGGHLHQPHTSQNITVVPVPSTGIMTAAGLVITTPQGTLVPTASTQSFVGGPPTATTMIVSAVHPSNTDKKDDIAVPPAVVMPMPGKRGRKRKQVMGRVAGVGGVLPPGSDALILAHLAAGGQHHPADPYDLSNDEEDHTNKDGPKSYRCRMCAVTFFSKSDMQIHAKSHTEAKPHKCPHCSKSFANSSYLSQHIRIHSGAKPYTCSYCQKTFRQLSHLQQHTRNHTEAKPHKCPHCSKSFANSSYLSQHIRIHSGAKPYTCSYCQKTFRQLSHLQQHTRIHTGDRPYKCVHPGCEKAFTQLSNLQSHRRQHNKDKPYKCHNCNRGYTDAASLEVHLSTHTVKHAKLYSCGLCNRSYTSETYLMKHMRKHNPDPLTVAAAVAAQQAQGLTPGGPGGGSGRGRGRGRGRGGGGAGGGSGGAGQVPNQPNPNNPNQNPNPGPPGSYQPPQQPTEAVVPCPFDLHQYKTVAANEIQYKPVSVADLSVAHKDLCLTVSTSAIQVEHMNS from the exons ATGGAAGATTCCCATTTCAACTCATCATACTTTTGGTCTCCCGTCCCCACTGTACAAGGACAG ATCGAGAACGCCATGTTCCTGAACAAGATGAAGGAGCAACTGGGTCCTGAGAAGGCcaaccctccctccttccctcactcctctgcctcttccacctcttcccACTACCCCACGGCTGTGCTTGCCGTCCCTGGCTCTATGGACGGAGGAGCAGGGGTGCGGGTGGTCCCCAAACAGGAAGGCGGTGGAGGTACTGCAGGAGGGGGTGGCAGCAGCGGTGCTCCTCCATTGACTTCAGTTGGTGGACACCTCCACCAGCCCCACACCTCCCAGAACATCACTGTAGTACCTGTTCCTTCCACGGGTATCATGACTGCAG CGGGGTTAGTGATCACCACCCCTCAAGGCACGCTGGTCCCCACCGCCTCCACGCAATCATTTGTAGGTGGACCCCCAACTGCCACCACCATGATAGTGTCCGCAGTGCACCCCTCAAACACAG ACAAGAAGGACGACATTGCTGTCCCTCCTGCGGTTGTCATGCCGATGCCAGGGAAGCGCGGCAGGAAGAGGAAACAAGTAATGGGCAGAGTGGCAGGAGTGGGTGGAGTCCTCCCACCAGGAAGTGACGCATTAATACTGGCACACCTTGCTGCTGGGGGACAG CACCACCCTGCAGACCCATATGACCTGTCTAATGATGAGGAAGACCACACCAACAAAGATGGCCCTAAATCCTACAG GTGCCGGATGTGCGCAGTGACGTTCTTTAGCAAGTCGGACATGCAGATCCATGCCAAGTCCCACACTGAGGCCAAGCCCCACAAGTGCCCCCACTGCTCCAAGTCGTTTGCCAACTCCAGCTACCTGTCCCAGCACATCCGCATCCACAGCGGGGCCAAGCCCTACACCTGCTCCTACTGCCAGAAAACATTCAGGCAGCTCAGTCAcctacagcagcacacacg AAACCACACTGAGGCCAAGCCCCACAAGTGCCCCCACTGCTCCAAGTCGTTTGCCAACTCCAGCTACCTGTCCCAGCACATCCGCATCCACAGCGGGGCCAAGCCCTACACCTGCTCCTACTGCCAGAAAACATTCAGGCAGCTCAGTCAcctacagcagcacacacg GATTCACACTGGTGACCGGCCATACAAGTGTGTCCATCCTGGCTGTGAGAAGGCCTTCACTCAGCTGTCAAACCTACAG TCTCACCGTCGGCAGCACAACAAAGACAAGCCGTACAAGTGCCACAACTGTAACCGTGGTTACACGGATGCTGCCAGCCTGGAGGTGCACCTATCCACACACACCGTCAAGCACGCCAAGCTTTACTCCTGTGGCCTCTGTAACCGATCCTATACCTCG gaaaCATACCTGATGAAACACATGAGGAAGCACAACCCTGACCCTCtgacagtggcagcagcagtagctGCCCAGCAGGCCCAGGGCCTTACACCTGGAGGcccaggaggaggaagtggcagGGGCCGGGGCCGTggccgaggaagaggaggtggtggtgccGGAGGAGGCTCAGGCGGAGCGGGCCAGGTTCCAAATCAGCCCAACCCAAACAACCCCAAccaaaaccctaaccctggacCCCCTGGCAGCTACCAGCCACCCCAGCAGCCCACGGAAGCTGTGGTTCCGTGCCCATTCGACCTGCATCAGTACAAGACAGTGGCAGCCAACGAGATCCAGTATAAACCAGTCAGCGTGGCAGACCTGTCAGTGGCTCACAAAGACCTCTGCCTCACCGTCTCCACATCAGCCATACAGGTGGAGCACATGAACTCGTAG
- the LOC115367813 gene encoding zinc finger protein 362-like isoform X2, which translates to MEDSHFNSSYFWSPVPTVQGQIENAMFLNKMKEQLGPEKANPPSFPHSSASSTSSHYPTAVLAVPGSMDGGAGVRVVPKQEGGGGTAGGGGSSGAPPLTSVGGHLHQPHTSQNITVVPVPSTGIMTAAGLVITTPQGTLVPTASTQSFVGGPPTATTMIVSAVHPSNTDKKDDIAVPPAVVMPMPGKRGRKRKQVMGRVAGVGGVLPPGSDALILAHLAAGGQHHPADPYDLSNDEEDHTNKDGPKSYRCRMCAVTFFSKSDMQIHAKSHTEAKPHKCPHCSKSFANSSYLSQHIRIHSGAKPYTCSYCQKTFRQLSHLQQHTRIHTGDRPYKCVHPGCEKAFTQLSNLQSHRRQHNKDKPYKCHNCNRGYTDAASLEVHLSTHTVKHAKLYSCGLCNRSYTSETYLMKHMRKHNPDPLTVAAAVAAQQAQGLTPGGPGGGSGRGRGRGRGRGGGGAGGGSGGAGQVPNQPNPNNPNQNPNPGPPGSYQPPQQPTEAVVPCPFDLHQYKTVAANEIQYKPVSVADLSVAHKDLCLTVSTSAIQVEHMNS; encoded by the exons ATGGAAGATTCCCATTTCAACTCATCATACTTTTGGTCTCCCGTCCCCACTGTACAAGGACAG ATCGAGAACGCCATGTTCCTGAACAAGATGAAGGAGCAACTGGGTCCTGAGAAGGCcaaccctccctccttccctcactcctctgcctcttccacctcttcccACTACCCCACGGCTGTGCTTGCCGTCCCTGGCTCTATGGACGGAGGAGCAGGGGTGCGGGTGGTCCCCAAACAGGAAGGCGGTGGAGGTACTGCAGGAGGGGGTGGCAGCAGCGGTGCTCCTCCATTGACTTCAGTTGGTGGACACCTCCACCAGCCCCACACCTCCCAGAACATCACTGTAGTACCTGTTCCTTCCACGGGTATCATGACTGCAG CGGGGTTAGTGATCACCACCCCTCAAGGCACGCTGGTCCCCACCGCCTCCACGCAATCATTTGTAGGTGGACCCCCAACTGCCACCACCATGATAGTGTCCGCAGTGCACCCCTCAAACACAG ACAAGAAGGACGACATTGCTGTCCCTCCTGCGGTTGTCATGCCGATGCCAGGGAAGCGCGGCAGGAAGAGGAAACAAGTAATGGGCAGAGTGGCAGGAGTGGGTGGAGTCCTCCCACCAGGAAGTGACGCATTAATACTGGCACACCTTGCTGCTGGGGGACAG CACCACCCTGCAGACCCATATGACCTGTCTAATGATGAGGAAGACCACACCAACAAAGATGGCCCTAAATCCTACAG GTGCCGGATGTGCGCAGTGACGTTCTTTAGCAAGTCGGACATGCAGATCCATGCCAAGTCCCACACTGAGGCCAAGCCCCACAAGTGCCCCCACTGCTCCAAGTCGTTTGCCAACTCCAGCTACCTGTCCCAGCACATCCGCATCCACAGCGGGGCCAAGCCCTACACCTGCTCCTACTGCCAGAAAACATTCAGGCAGCTCAGTCAcctacagcagcacacacg GATTCACACTGGTGACCGGCCATACAAGTGTGTCCATCCTGGCTGTGAGAAGGCCTTCACTCAGCTGTCAAACCTACAG TCTCACCGTCGGCAGCACAACAAAGACAAGCCGTACAAGTGCCACAACTGTAACCGTGGTTACACGGATGCTGCCAGCCTGGAGGTGCACCTATCCACACACACCGTCAAGCACGCCAAGCTTTACTCCTGTGGCCTCTGTAACCGATCCTATACCTCG gaaaCATACCTGATGAAACACATGAGGAAGCACAACCCTGACCCTCtgacagtggcagcagcagtagctGCCCAGCAGGCCCAGGGCCTTACACCTGGAGGcccaggaggaggaagtggcagGGGCCGGGGCCGTggccgaggaagaggaggtggtggtgccGGAGGAGGCTCAGGCGGAGCGGGCCAGGTTCCAAATCAGCCCAACCCAAACAACCCCAAccaaaaccctaaccctggacCCCCTGGCAGCTACCAGCCACCCCAGCAGCCCACGGAAGCTGTGGTTCCGTGCCCATTCGACCTGCATCAGTACAAGACAGTGGCAGCCAACGAGATCCAGTATAAACCAGTCAGCGTGGCAGACCTGTCAGTGGCTCACAAAGACCTCTGCCTCACCGTCTCCACATCAGCCATACAGGTGGAGCACATGAACTCGTAG
- the LOC115367813 gene encoding zinc finger protein 362-like isoform X3: protein MEDSHFNSSYFWSPVPTVQGQIENAMFLNKMKEQLGPEKANPPSFPHSSASSTSSHYPTAVLAVPGSMDGGAGVRVVPKQEGGGGTAGGGGSSGAPPLTSVGGHLHQPHTSQNITVVPVPSTGIMTAAGLVITTPQGTLVPTASTQSFVGGPPTATTMIVSAVHPSNTDKKDDIAVPPAVVMPMPGKRGRKRKQVMGRVAGVGGVLPPGSDALILAHLAAGGQHHPADPYDLSNDEEDHTNKDGPKSYRCRMCAVTFFSKSDMQIHAKSHTEAKPHKCPHCSKSFANSSYLSQHIRIHSGAKPYTCSYCQKTFRQLSHLQQHTRIHTGDRPYKCVHPGCEKAFTQLSNLQSHRRQHNKDKPYKCHNCNRGYTDAASLEVHLSTHTVKHAKLYSCGLCNRSYTSETYLMKHMRKHNPDPLTVAAAVAAQQAQGLTPGGPGGGSGRGRGRGRGRGGGGAGGGSGGAGQVPNQPNPNNPNQNPNPGPPGSYQPPQQPTEAVVPCPFDLHQYKTVAANEIQYKPVSVADLSVAHKDLCLTVSTSAIQVEHMNS from the exons ATGGAAGATTCCCATTTCAACTCATCATACTTTTGGTCTCCCGTCCCCACTGTACAAGGACAG ATCGAGAACGCCATGTTCCTGAACAAGATGAAGGAGCAACTGGGTCCTGAGAAGGCcaaccctccctccttccctcactcctctgcctcttccacctcttcccACTACCCCACGGCTGTGCTTGCCGTCCCTGGCTCTATGGACGGAGGAGCAGGGGTGCGGGTGGTCCCCAAACAGGAAGGCGGTGGAGGTACTGCAGGAGGGGGTGGCAGCAGCGGTGCTCCTCCATTGACTTCAGTTGGTGGACACCTCCACCAGCCCCACACCTCCCAGAACATCACTGTAGTACCTGTTCCTTCCACGGGTATCATGACTGCAG CGGGGTTAGTGATCACCACCCCTCAAGGCACGCTGGTCCCCACCGCCTCCACGCAATCATTTGTAGGTGGACCCCCAACTGCCACCACCATGATAGTGTCCGCAGTGCACCCCTCAAACACAG ACAAGAAGGACGACATTGCTGTCCCTCCTGCGGTTGTCATGCCGATGCCAGGGAAGCGCGGCAGGAAGAGGAAACAAGTAATGGGCAGAGTGGCAGGAGTGGGTGGAGTCCTCCCACCAGGAAGTGACGCATTAATACTGGCACACCTTGCTGCTGGGGGACAG CACCACCCTGCAGACCCATATGACCTGTCTAATGATGAGGAAGACCACACCAACAAAGATGGCCCTAAATCCTACAG GTGCCGGATGTGCGCAGTGACGTTCTTTAGCAAGTCGGACATGCAGATCCATGCCAAGTCCCACACTGAG GCCAAGCCCCACAAGTGCCCCCACTGCTCCAAGTCGTTTGCCAACTCCAGCTACCTGTCCCAGCACATCCGCATCCACAGCGGGGCCAAGCCCTACACCTGCTCCTACTGCCAGAAAACATTCAGGCAGCTCAGTCAcctacagcagcacacacg GATTCACACTGGTGACCGGCCATACAAGTGTGTCCATCCTGGCTGTGAGAAGGCCTTCACTCAGCTGTCAAACCTACAG TCTCACCGTCGGCAGCACAACAAAGACAAGCCGTACAAGTGCCACAACTGTAACCGTGGTTACACGGATGCTGCCAGCCTGGAGGTGCACCTATCCACACACACCGTCAAGCACGCCAAGCTTTACTCCTGTGGCCTCTGTAACCGATCCTATACCTCG gaaaCATACCTGATGAAACACATGAGGAAGCACAACCCTGACCCTCtgacagtggcagcagcagtagctGCCCAGCAGGCCCAGGGCCTTACACCTGGAGGcccaggaggaggaagtggcagGGGCCGGGGCCGTggccgaggaagaggaggtggtggtgccGGAGGAGGCTCAGGCGGAGCGGGCCAGGTTCCAAATCAGCCCAACCCAAACAACCCCAAccaaaaccctaaccctggacCCCCTGGCAGCTACCAGCCACCCCAGCAGCCCACGGAAGCTGTGGTTCCGTGCCCATTCGACCTGCATCAGTACAAGACAGTGGCAGCCAACGAGATCCAGTATAAACCAGTCAGCGTGGCAGACCTGTCAGTGGCTCACAAAGACCTCTGCCTCACCGTCTCCACATCAGCCATACAGGTGGAGCACATGAACTCGTAG